The DNA region ACGATCTCCAGGTACTCACCGCCCAGCTGCGCCGCTTTCCGAAGCTGGACGATGAGCCGGTCGACACCGCGGTGACCATCGGCCCGGCCGCCGCCCGGCCGCTGCGCTTGGCAATCCCAGTGTTCGTGTCCGACATGAGCTTCGGTGCGCTGTCGGCGCAAGCCAAGATCGCTCTGAGCCGCGGCGCGGAAGCGGCGGGTACGGCGATCTGCTCGGGGGAAGGTGGGATGCTGCCGGAGGAGAAGGCCGAGAGCTCGCGCTATCTGTACGAACTCGCGTCGGGCCTGTTCGGCTGGGACGAGGCGGTCCTGGATACGGTGCAGGCCCTGCACCTGAAGTTGGGGCAGGGCGCGAAGACCGGCACGGGCGGACACCTCCCCGGGAGCAAGGTCACCGGGAGAATCGCCGCGGTTCGGGGCCTACCCGAGGGCACCGCCGCCGTCTCACCGGCGCGGTTCGTCGACTGGATGACGCTGCTCGACGCGAAGGCCCTCGTCGATCGGATCCGGGAACGTTCGGGGGGAATCCCGGTCGGGGTGAAGATGTCGGCGCAGCACATCGAGGCAGATCTCGACGCGGCGTTGGAACTCGGCGTCGACTACGTCATCCTCGATGGCCGCGGCGGCGGCACCGGCGCGGCTCCGACCATCTTGCGCGACACGATCAGTGTCCCCACCCTGGCCGCGCTGCCCCGCGCTCGACGACACCTCGACACGTCCGGTGCTCGCGACGTCACGCTGATCGCGACCGGCGGGCTCCGCCGAGCGAGCGACATGGTCAAGGCGCTCGCGCTCGGCGCCGACGCGGTCGCGGTCTCCAACGTCGCCCTGCAGGCCATCGGCTGTGTGGGGATGCGGGCGTGCCACACCGACAACTGTCCGGTCGGCATCGCGACTCAGAAACCGCATCTGGGTGCCCGGTTACCCGTGCAACGCGCCGCCGAACAACTCACCCGGTACCTGGGCGCAGTCACCGAGTTGATGGTGGTCCTCGCCCGCGCCTGCGGACACGATTCGCTGTCGGACTTCACCGCCGCCGACCTGACCAGCTGGAAACGCGACGTCGCGGAGCTTGCCGGCGTGCGGTGGGCGGGGAGCACCCGATGACCGGCATCACCTGGCACCGGCTCGACGACCTGCCCGCCGAGGGCAGGGTGCACAGCGCTGTGGTCGACGGTCGGGCGCTCGCGCTCACCCGCTGCAACGGACGGGTCGGCGCGCTGAGCAACCAGTGTCCCCATCAGGGCGGACCTCTCGGCGACGGGTCGATCGAGAACGGCCTGCTGCGCTGCCCCTGGCACGGGTATGACTACGACCCGATCACCGGAGCACCGCCGGAAGGCTTCAGTGACGCCGTGACTGCCTACGACGTGGAGGAACGGGCCGACGGCACCTACGTCGCATTGACCGACGTCGTCGCGCGGCCCCGCAGCGTGTCCGACGTGCTGGTCGAGACCCTGGTGGCGTGGGGCGTCGACACGGTGTTCGGCATGGTCGGACACTCCAACCTCGGATTCGCCGACGCGTTGCGCGCAGCCGAGCAGCGCGGTGAGCTGCGGTACATCGGCATCCGCCATGAGGGGGCTGCGGCGTTCGCCGCCTCGGCGTACGGAAAGCTGACCGGCCGCCCGGCAGTGTGCTTCGCCATCGCCGGTCCGGGCTCGACCAACCTGCTGACCGGCCTCTACGACGCCAAACTCGACGGGTCCCCGGTGATAGCGATCTCCGGTCAGGTGCCGTCGAAGGTGTTGGGGCGGGGCGCTTTTCAGGACCTAGACCTGTCGGCTGTATTCCGCGACGTCACGCTGTCGACGGTCACCGTGCACGCCGGCTCCGACCATGCTGAGCTCGCCGCGACTGCGGTCAAACACGCGATCGACGGACGGGGGGTGGCACACCTGGTGCTGCCCGACGAAGTGCAGGATCTCGCCTCTGATCAGGGTGCCACCACCCCGTCGGGGCGGCGCGCTGACCTGGCTTTCGCCCCGTCGCCGACGTCGATGCGCGGAGCCGTCGCTGCACTCGAGGCAGCGCGCCGGCCGGTGATCATCGCCGGGCACGGCGCGAAGGACGCCGCCCTCGAACTCCGCGAGTTGGCGGAGCATCTCGGCGCCCCCGTGCTGACGACATTCCGCGCGAAGGGCTTGCTGCCCGACACGCACCCGCTGGGCGCCGGCGTGCTCGGCCGCTCAGGTACTCCGGTGGCGTCCTGGTTGATGAACGAATCCGACGTGTTGCTCGTGGTGGGCGCATCGTTCTCCAACCACACCGGCATCGCCCCGTACAAGACGATCGTCCAGGTCGACGATGTCCCTTCGGCGATCGGTCGTTTTCACCCCGTCGCTCATGAGGTGCTCGGAGATGCGGCCGTCACGTTGCGCACGATGCGGGACGCACTCGGTGAGGTGACGTCGCGAGATCAGCGGGCGGACGTCGCCGCACGCTGGGCGATCTGGCGCGCCGAAAAAGCGCGCCGCGCCGCCGACGACCGAGGGCGCGGGGTGTCCAGTGCCGCGGTATTTGCCGCACTCACGACGCATTGCCCCGCTGATGCCGTGATCGCCGTCGACGTCGGGAACAACGCCTACTCCTTCGGCCGGTACTTCGAGAGCAGCGGGCAGGCGGTGCTGATGTCGGGCTACCTCGGCTCGATCGGATTCGGATTTCCGGCAGCCATGGGTGCGTGGACCGCAGATCCCGGCCGCCCCGTCGTCGCGGTGACCGGGGACGGCGGCTTCGGGCAATACCTCGCCGAGCTCACCACCGCGGTCAAGTACGGCATCGGCGTCAAGCACGTGCTGCTCGACAACGGCGTTCTCGGCAAGATCAGCAAGGAACAGCTCGCCGGGCAATTCCCGGTCTGGCAGACCTCGCTGGTGAACCCGGACTTCGCCGCCTACGCCCGGCTGTGCGGGGCGGCCGGCATCTCCGTGAGTCGCGCCGACGAACTCGACGACGCGATGCGGAATCTCTTCGCCATCGACGGACCCGCACTCTTGCACGTCAAGGCGGACGCCGAATTGCTCTGAGCAGCAGTCGGTTGCGGGACGCCAGTTCATCGCGCGGTGAGTTCCGCGTACCGCGTGACGTGGTGGTCGGTCGATCCGAACTCGAACTGCAGCGCCGTCAGCCGTTTGAAATAGTGCCCGATCGCGAGTTCCTCGGTCATCCCCATGCCGCCGTGAAGCTGCACCGCCTGCTGGCCGACGAACTGCGCGGCGCGCCCGACCGTCGCCTTGGCCGCCGACACGGCGCGCGCCCGGGTGATGTCGTCGGCCTCGAGGTGCAGAGTCGCCAGAAGTGCTGCCGCGGCTGCCTGTTCGACCTCCATGTACATGTCCACCATGCGGTGCTGGAGCACCTGGAAGCTGCCGATGGGCTGTCCGAACTGTTGGCGTTGCTTGCAGTACTCGACGGTGTCGGAGAGGACCTTGCGCATGCACCCCACCGCTTCGGCGCAGATCGCCGCGGCGCCTTCGTCGCGCGCCTGCGCGATGGACGGCCACGCGTCGCCCTCGTCGCCGAGCAGGGCCGCCGCCGGTAACTGAAGCCCGTCGAGGACGATGTCGGAAGCCCGCCGGTCGTCGATGGTTCGGTAGTGGTGCAGTTCGATACCCGCAGTCGCCGAGCCGAGTTCGACCACAAACAGCGAGATGCCGTCGACGTCGGCCTGTTGGCCGGACGTCCTTGCGGTGACGAGCACATGACTGGCCAGCGGCGTGCTGGCCGAGACGATCTTCGTGCCGGTCAGCACCCAATGCTCCCCGTCGCGCTCGGCGCGGGTGGTGACGTTGCGCCAGTGCTCACCCGACGTCGGTTCGGTGGCGGCCAGTGTGACGATGGTGTGCCCGGCCACCACTGCCTCCAGCAGGTCGGTGGCTCCGGCGCGGCGCAGCAGACCCGCCGCGACGACCGCGGTGTCGACGTAGGGTTCGACCACCAGAGCATGCCCCAGGGCCTCGGCGATCACCATCAACTCGACCGGTCCGCCGCCGATTCCGCCGTGTTCTTCGGGCAGCGTCGCACCGAGAATGCCGAGTTCGTCGGCGAACGCGCGCCAGATGTCGGGCTGCCAGCCCGCGCCGGTCTTGGCCGCGGACCGACTCTGCTCCAGGTCATAGCGCGTCGCGAGGAATCTGCTGAGACCGTTGCGCAGCAGTTCCTGTTCGTCGTTGAGTGTGAAGTCCATCTACAGCCCCAATGCAGCCTTGGCCAGAATGTTGCGTTGAATTTCGTTGCTACCGGCGTAGATCGAGCCGGCGCGATCATTGAAGTACCGCAGCGGAGCCACTGCCTGCCAGGCCTCACCGCTGACGTAGCCACCGGCGGGCGTCTCGAAATCGGCGATGGGGCCACCGGGACACGTCGCATGCGGTTGGTACACCCGCCCCCGCGGCCCTGCGGCCTCCATCGCGAGCTCGGTGATCGACTGGCTCAGCTCGGTGCTGAGCACCTTGAGCATCGATGACTTGGCCCCCGGGTTCCCGCCCGCAGCCACCACGGCCAGTACCTGGTATTCGAGGATCTCGAGAACCTCGGTGCGGATCCGGGCATCGGCGAGCTTGCGGGCGAAGGCGGGGTCGTCGAGAAGTCGCCCCCCGCCGGGACCGGGTTGTCCGCCGGCGACGGCGGCGATCTCCTCTGCCATCACCTGCAGAGCCGGTGCGGCCGCACCCCCTCCGCGTTCGAACTCCAGAAGGTACTTGGCCACCGTCCAGCCGTCGTCGATCTCGCCGATGACGTTGGTCTTGGGCACCCGCACCTCGTCGAAGAACACCTGGTTCTGCACTTCTTCGCCCGATGTCATCACCAGCGGACGGATTTCGACTCCCGGTGTGGACATGTCGAACAGGACGAACGTGATGCCCCGTTGCTTCTTGTCGCCGCGGGTGGTGCGCACCAGGGCGAACATCCAGTTCGCTTCCCGCGCGTGGGTGGTCCAGATCTTGCTGCCCGTGCAGACCAGGTGATCGCCGTCGTCGCGGGCGGCCATCGACAGAGCCGCCAGGTCCGAACCCGCCTCCGGCTCGGAGTAGCCCTGGCAGAAGAACACCTCGCCGGTCAGGATGCGCGGCAGGAAGTAGTTCTTCTGCTCGTCGGTGCCGAACTTGATGATCGCGTGCGCGACCATCCTGATGCCCATCGGTGACAACGACGGCGCGCCTGCCAGCGTCGACTCTCTGCTGAAGATGTAGTGCTGGGTCAGGCTCCAATTGCATCCACCGTGGGCGACGGGCCACGCCGGCGCTGCCCAACCCCGCTCGTGGAGGATCTGCTGCCACTCCATGCTGGCGTCGTGGTCGGCGTACACACTTGTCATCAGCCGACCCGCTCGACGCAACTCAGGCGTGAGCTTCTCGTCGAGAAAAGCGCGAACGTCATCGCGGAACGCGAGGTCGGTCGACGACCAGTCCAGGTCCATCGAGATTCCCCTCTCTGTGGCGTGCAGGGAACAGAGTAAACCTAGTTAGTTAGGTGGCCACATCCCGGGCAGGTGCGGCCTCTCGGCGGGGACACAATCGGGGCTTCCGGCGCGCACATTCGTTCGCTCGTCGTGAGCAGTCCGGATATCGCGCAGAATGGACACATGAGCGCACCGGGCTGGAACTCGACGACCGGTCTTTCAGAAGTGCGCCGCACAGTCGCTCGCCCTTTAGCCATAGCGCATTGTGGCAAATTTCCGGAACCACATGTATCGGCGGCGCCAAGGCATTCTTCTGGGATCATTGTGCGAGATCCATGGCCGACAAGGGGCAATATGGGACCTGGTCGTAAATCTTGCCAATGGCAAATACGGGATACATAACTATGGAGTGGGATCTGCAGTGGCACGACGAGGTGGATGTCGTATGCGCCGACGCCGGTATGGCGGGGTTGGCATGCGCGATCTCCGCGGTTGACGGTGGCGCCGAGGTGCTCGTCGCCGGTTCGCCGGACCCGCGGGCTTCCGGCGCCGCGGGTGACCGCCCGAAATGGTTCAGCCTCGACAGCGACGACCGCGACACCCTGGCCTACCTCGCCGACCTGACGGAAGGCCTGGACCCCGCGAGGATCCCGGAGTCGGCGAACGCTCTACCGATCCGGCTCACCGCGGCGCCGCCCGCGCTCACGGGACGCCGAATTCCTGCGTTTGTCGGTTCGCGGTTGCGGGATTGGACCGCTCGCTGCATCGCCTCACCATCGGGTTACCTGTACACCCGCGTGTCCGAATGGACCACGACAGCGATGGAATCCGAAGACGGTGACGTCGTCGAGGTGGCCGAGATCGGTTCGATGACCCCCGACCCGGGTGACGTTGTGGGCTCGGTCCACGACTGGCTCGACGAAGAAGCGCACGTCCGCGGTGTGAGGGTGCATCCGGTGACCCGATTGGACCGCCTGGTCTTCGAGCAGGGTGCGGTGATCGGCGCGGTCTTCGCAACGCCCGATGGGCACCTGGCCGTTCGGGCACGCCACGGCATCCTGCTCAGCAGGGCCGGATCACCCACCGGCCGCGCCCCGTTACTGCCCGCGGGCGGTGGGACCGAAGTGCAGGTCGCGCTGGTGAGCAAGGCGGCCAGTCGGTTCGGTCGCGTCGAGTTGTTGACCTCGGACCCCGTCGTCGCCCGCGCTGCCGCAGCGTCTACGGGGGAGTCGTCGGAGGCGCTCGAACCTGCCTGACGCCCCGGCTATGTGCGCGGCGAGGACGCCGAGAAGTGCAGCGGGATCCGCCCCTTGGCCAACAGTGATTCCATCGCCGCCGCGGCAATGGGTCGGGACAGCAGGAAGCCCTGCGCCCGGTGACAGCCGTGGCGGAGCAACGTCAGCGCGGCCGCTTCGGTTTCCACACCCTCGGCGACCAGTTCCAGACCGAATGCTTCGGCGAGCGCGATGATGGCCCGCACGATCGCGAGGTCACCCGGATCCGAGCCGAGGTCCTGCACGAATCCCTTGTCGATCTTGAGGGTGTCGACAGGCAGTGACTTCAGATGGGACAGCGCACTGTAGCCGGTCCCGAAGTCGTCGACGGCTACCAGAACGCCGGCATCCTTCAACCCCGCCAGGGTGATTCGGGTGGTCTCGATGTCCTGCACGACGACGCTCTCGGTGATCTCCAGGCAGACCGACCACCGGTCGAGTTCGAACTCGGTGAGGATGCCTGCGACCGATTCCACGAACCCGTCGGTGACCAACTGGACCGGGGAGACGTTGATCCGCAGCACGGTGTTCGTGCCGACTCCGCGTGCCCGCCAACCGGCGAATTCGGCGCACGCCGTCCGCATCACCCAGCGCCCCAATTCACCGGCGAGATTTATCGATTCGGCGACGCCGATGAACGCATCGGGGGAGAGCAGGCCCCGGGTCGGGTGTTGCCAGCGGACCAGGGCTTCGGCGGCCAGGATCTCGCCGGTCCGCATGTCGACTTCGGGGAGGTAGTGCAGGAGCAGTGCGCCGTTCTCGATGACACTCTGCAGGTGCAGTTCGATGTCGTTGCGGAACTCGCTCTCCATCGACATGTCGTCGGTGAACACCGCGACCTTGTTGCCGCCCGAACCTTTTGCGGTCAGCACCGCCTGGTCGGCTCGGCGGAGGAGATCGGAGGTGGTGTCCCTACCCGGAACTCCCAGTGCGACACCGATACTCACCGTCCGGGTGAGCATCTCACCGTCGATGGAGACGCGTTCGCGCAGCGACGACTGAAGTCGATACGCGAGTGCCTCGGCGGTGTCGGCATCCATCGGGTTCGAGGGCACCACGACAAATTCGTCGCCGCCGAGGCGGGCGATCAGGTTCGGGCCCTCGGCGCCTCTGCGAAGGCGTTCGGCGAGTACCCGGATGAACCAGTCGCCGGCGGTGTGGCCGAGGTAGTCGTTGATCGCCTTGAGTCGGTCGAGGTCGAAGAACAGCGCCGAGACCGGGCCGGGTTGGCCTTCGGTCAACCGGTCATCGAGGTGCGCCAACAAGGCCCGGCGGTTGTTCAGTCCGGTGAGGTCGTCATGGTCTGCCAGGAAACGCAGTTGCGCCTCGGCCTGGACCCGCGCCTGCACCTGGGCGAACAGCGACGCGATGGCCTCGAGAGCGTTGAGTTCTTCCGGACTCCACTCCCGGTCTCCGAACTTGACGAAACCGAGAACGCCGGTGGTGTCCTGGCCGGATACCAGCGGCGCGGCTGCCATCGACGTGGCGGGCACGGCGCGGCCTTCCTCGATGCGGCGCTGATAGTCGTCGGTGGCGGGTTCGGGACGGAACACCATCGGTTTCTTGCCGTACTCGGACTCGGCGAACACGGGGTCGGCATCGGCGAAATAGACCAGCCCGAGAGGATCGGGATCGGGAACGTCCGTCCGGACCGGCCATTCGGCGACCAGTCGGGACGCCCGAATCGAATGGTCGTTGTACCGCAGGAAGCTGACGTCGACGCCGAGGTAGGACGTGAGGTCGGCCATCACCTGCTGGCTGACCTCGACCGACGTGGCCGCATTCGCTGCCATCAAGCGGGTGGCCACCGAAGTGACCACCAGGTCGAGGCTGCGGCGCGGGGCGTTGTCAGGCATCGTGCAGTCAGAATACGGCGGGTGCGGCGTGGTTGAGGTCCCGCTGTGCAGTCTGGTCGGATACGGCGACCCTGAAGTCGCCGTGCGCGGTCACGGCATCGCGACGACGTCGGCCGTGCCGACCGAGATCTGGTCCATGCCGAGGATCTCGTTGAAGATCTTGGAGACCTGGGTAGGTTCGGCGTGCTGGATGAATGTTCTGCGGTCCCACCACATCATCTTGGTCCGGTACCGCGGGTCGGGGTACGGCGTCGCCGGGATCGACGCGACCACGCCACCCGAGGAACGCCACTTGTCGAGGACATGCGGTGCCGACGTGGCCATGCAGAATTGCAGATCCATCGCCGCCATCCCGTGGAATCCGCTACGCGCCAGCGCTCGCGTGACCCCCTTGTTACGGGCTGGATCATCGGTCACGAAGGCGGACTTCATCTCGAGAATGCCGAAAGGCGCACGATCGTCGATCATTTTGCGCACCGCCGACAGGCCCGGCTGGCCTTCCCATTCGACGACTGCATGTGAATCGTCGGCACCGGTCAGGGGTCCCTTGGCCCGGACCCCGCCGATCACCCGATCAGCCGAGTCGAGAGCCACCCAGAAAAGGGCGGTGTCGTGCCCATCACAGATCTCGGCGATGTCGAGCGCGCTCTCCACACCGTGTTTGCGGTAGCTGCGCTCCGCCCCGCCCAGGTACTCCCGCCACAGGTCGGGGTCGAGCCCCGGTTGCGACATGACCAAGGTGCATTCTGCGTCGTCATCCCACCAACTGTGGCGCCGGGCAAGCCGGAAATCGATCTCATGGATTGATTCGAGTGTGGAGATTGTCATTGTCATTCCCATCGTTGGGCAGCGTGCGAGACAACGTCGTACCGCTCGGCTGCCGACTATCCCTAACCGGCTTAGGTGTAAAAGCGACGAGATCAGTATGTCGCCGCAGGTGGTATGAATTCCAGCTAGCCACCCGACCTTTTCTGATTTTCGGATTCCTGGTCAGAATCATCGGACACATGGCAAACAAGGGCCCTACTTTTGGCGTCCGGAATTGCTCGGACCGATCGGCGTGGAGGCAGAAGAATTTGTTACTCGTGAAACCCGGCGGCATGGTGATTAGTTATTTGACGCCGTGCTCTGGATATTACGACCGGCATTGCCCCACTGCGCGCCGTTGTCGCCGGCATTCACGCCCCGGACGTTCGCTGCCCAGGTGTCTGCGCCGCCGCCCGGCCGCGAGCCGGAGATGGTTCGTTGAGCTGACGGGTTCGCTGACTCCGGCCGTCGCAACGTTCGAAACACGACGAATTCGGCAGCGCGTGCCACATTTCGGCCTCGGGACGAGGGACCGGCTGAGTTCGATTCATCACGATCCGAAGGGGCATGGTGCCGCGAATTCCGCCGTGGTGCTGTGGCACTGTGAGGAACGCGCATCATTCTCGGTGTATCGAGAGGCTGTTCTGCGGGCGGCCCGGGTCAAAGGAGACATCAATGAAGAAGTTCAATGGCTTGGCGGAATTCATTGCCGCAGAGGGTGCCGAACTCGGCCCTACCGAGTGGCTTCAGATCACTCAGGATCGGGTCGATTTGTTCGCTGAGGCCACCGATGACCATCAGTGGATCCACGTCGATCCGGAACGGGCCGCCGGCGGACCTTTCGGCGGGACGATCGCCCACGGACTGCTGACACTGTCGCTGCTGCCGCACTTCACGCATCAGCTCTACAGCGTCGACAACGTGGCCATGGCAATCAACTACGGCTACAACAAGGTCCGCTTCATCACGCCGGTCCGCGTGGGCGCGAAGCTGCGGGCACGCGCTCAGATCGCCTCGGTGACCCAACTCGACGGCGCGGTCCAGGCCACCCTGAGTACGACCGTGGAGATCGAGGGATCGGACAAGCCCGCCGCCGTGGCCGAGTCGATCGTGCGCTTCATCGGCTGAGCCGCGACTGCCCGGGACACGAATTCACGAGCGTCAGTGACTGTTGACGTACGTCAAAAACCCTCGTAAATTGCGTTTCGGCGTGAGGAGTGACGGTGAATCGTGGAGACCCGCATGTCGCGGTGATCGGGGCCGGCATCAGCGGTCTGACTGCAGGCAAGATGCTCAGGGATTACGGCGTCCGCTACACGACGTTCGAGACGTCCGACCGCATTGGCGGCAATTGGGCGTTCGGCAATCCGAACGGGCACAGCAGCGCCTATCGCTCGCTGCACATCGACACGTCCAAGCATCGGCTGTCCTTCAAGGACTTCCCGATGCCCCAGCACTATCCGTCGTTTCCGCACCACTCCGAGATCAAGGCGTACCTCGACGACTATGCCGAGACGTTCGGGCTGCTCGAGCACATCGAGTTCGGCAACGGCGTGGTGCACGCATCCCGGGAGGGGCTCGATGGCTGGCGGATCCGCGATCAGGCCGGCGCGGAGCGTCGATTCGATCTGCTGGTGGTCGCCAACGGGCACCATTGGGACCCCCGCCTGCCCGAGTTCCCGGGATCGTTCGCGGGCGAATCGATCCATTCCCATCACTACGTCGATCCGGCGACGCCCCTGGAACTGAGCGGAAAGCGCATCCTCGTGGTCGGCATCGGCAACAGCGCCGCCGACATCACCGTGGAGTTGTCTTCGCGGGCACTGGGTAACCGCGTCACCCTGTCGACGCGATCCAGCGCGTGGATCGTGCCCAAGTACATCGCCGGCCGTCCCGGGGACATGTTCTGGCGGACCTCGCCCCACCTTCCGCTGTCGTGGCAGCGCAAGGCGGTCCAGATGATTGCACCGATGCTGGGAACCGACCCGACGATGTACGGTCTGCCGCCGGCGAATCACAAACTTTTCGAGGCCCATCCGACCCAGTCCGTCGAACTGCCACTGCGGCTGGGGTCCGGAGACGTGGTGCCCAAGCCGAACGTGGCACGTCTGGACGGGGACACCGTCCACTTCGACGACGGCACCAGTGACGACTTCGACGTCATCATCTACGCCACCGGATACAACATCACGTTCCCCTTCTTCGACCCCGAGTTCATGAGCGCCCCGGACAACCAGATCCGGCTCTACAAGCGGATGTTCAAGCCCGGTATCGACGACCTGGCCTTCATCGGCTTCGCCCAGTCGGTGCCCACGCTGTTCCCGTTCGTGGAGTGTCAGTCGCGGCTTCTGGCGGCCTATGCCGTCGGTCGCTACGCACTGCCGCCGGTCGCCGAGATGGAGCGGGTGATCGACGCCGATCAGCAGCTGCACGCCGGGCACTGCACCGACCGTCCCCGCCACACCCAGCAGGTGGACTTTTTTGTGTACGAACACGACCTGCGCACCCGCGAGATGCCCGCAGGGATCACACGTGCCCGGCGCGCCCCTCAGGCGGTGCGATGACGCCGCACGACGTCTCCTTCGTCAGCGGTGGTTTCACCTGCAGCGGATGGCATTTCGCCGCCGCGTCCGGATCCTCGAGCAGGCCACTGGTCGTGATGGCACACGGCTTCGGCGGCACCAAGGACTCCGGGCTGGAACCGTTCGCACAACGGTTCGGGGCGGCCGGAATCGACGTGCTGGCCTTCGACTATCGGGGCTTCGGTGCATCAGAAGGCCAACCGCGGCAATCGCTTTCGGTACGTCGTCAGATCCACGACTACCACGCCGCTGTCGAGGCGGCCAAGCGCCTGGAGGGGGTGGATGCCTCCCGGATCGCGCTGTGGGGGGCGTCGTTCTCGGGCGGCCACGTGCTCAGGGTGGCCGCCGAGCGCAGTGACATCGGAGCAGTGATCGCGCTGACCCCGCTGACGAGCGGGGCCGCCGTGAGCCGCGCGGCGATGAGATCGCGCAACATCGTCTCGTCACTGCGCTGGACGCTCTCCGGTGTCAGGAGCCGGGTCGCCGTGGGCAGGGGAGGCGCCCCCACGCTGATGCCACTGGTGTCTCCGGTCGGCCAAGCGGGTGCACTGGCGCTCGACGGCGCCTACGAAAGCTATCTGTCGCTGGCGGGGCCGACGTGGCGCAACGAGATCGACTGTTCGATCGGCCTGGAAGTGGTCGGGGTGCGCACCACCGCGGCGGCCAAGAGGTTGCGCTGCCCACTGTTGGTGCAGATCGCCGACTTCGACCAGTACGTGCCCGCAGGAGCAGTGGCCGCCACCGCGGCGCACGGCAGGGCGCAGGTGCATCACTACCCGTGCGACCACTTCGATGTCTGGCCCGGGCACGACTGGTTCGACAAGGCGGCCGAGGACCAGACTGCGTTCCTGGGTCGGACCTTCGCACTCAGTAGTGCGTAGACCCCTGATCGATCGAGATCGCGCTGGCCGTGATGTATTTCGAGTCGTCACACGCCAACCAACTCACGGTGTCGGCGACATCCTCGGGTTCGACCGCCCAGGTCGGCAGGAACGGCGTCATCATGTGGGACAGCTGCGGGTTGGTCTCCATCGCCTTCGACAGCGCCGTGCCCATCTCGCCGGTGCCCATGTCCGTCATGACGGGCCCCGGGTGGACGCTGTTCACCCGGATGGAGTGTCTGCCGAGTTCGGCGGCGAAGGCACGGGCCATTCCGGTCACCGCGTGCTTGCTTGCCGTGTAGTGGATCATGAAGGGCTGCAACTTGATTCCAGCCGCCGAGCTGATCAGGATGATGGAGCCACCCCGGCCGCCCTCGATGATCTTGTGCGCACCCGCCATGACGGTGTTCCAGGTGCCGGTCACGTTGATGTCCATGACGTCGCGGAAGTCCTCGGGACGGATGTCGTCCCATGCCTGCGGTGCGGACACCCCGGCGTTGGCGACGATGACGTCCAGCCGGCCGAGTTCGGCGACACCCTGCTCGACCGCGGCGTTGAGCGCCTCGCTGTCGCGGGTATCGACCACCGAAGCAACGATGCGCCGTCCGGTCTTCTCGACGAGTTCGACCGTCTCGGTGAGGTTCTCCGGAGTCGCCGGATCGTAGGGCACGCACTGCGGAAGTGGGCCCGCGATGTCGACGGCGATGATGTCCGCGCCTTCGCCGGCCATCCGTACGGCGTGGGCGCGGCCCTGACCGCGGGCCGCCCCGGTGATGAAGGCGACTCGGCCTTCGAGCCGACCGGTCATCGGGACGCGCCTTTGACCAGTCCGCCGCCGATGATCAACCGCTGGATCTCACTGGTGCCCTCGTAGAGTCGGAGCAATCGCACATCGCGGTAGATCCGCTCCACCGGCACGTCGCGCATGTAGCCGCTGCCGCCGTGGATCTGCACCGCGAGATCGGCGACCTTGCCGGCCATTTCGGTACAGAACAGTTTGGCCGCTGACGGCGCGATCCGCCTGTCCTCCTCGGTGAGCCACTTCTGCGCGGTGTCGCGGACCAGTGCGCGGCCGGCGAGCACCCCGGTCTGCTGATCGGCGAGCATCGCCTGCACCAACTGGAACTCGCC from Mycobacterium sp. DL includes:
- a CDS encoding EAL domain-containing protein, which translates into the protein MPDNAPRRSLDLVVTSVATRLMAANAATSVEVSQQVMADLTSYLGVDVSFLRYNDHSIRASRLVAEWPVRTDVPDPDPLGLVYFADADPVFAESEYGKKPMVFRPEPATDDYQRRIEEGRAVPATSMAAAPLVSGQDTTGVLGFVKFGDREWSPEELNALEAIASLFAQVQARVQAEAQLRFLADHDDLTGLNNRRALLAHLDDRLTEGQPGPVSALFFDLDRLKAINDYLGHTAGDWFIRVLAERLRRGAEGPNLIARLGGDEFVVVPSNPMDADTAEALAYRLQSSLRERVSIDGEMLTRTVSIGVALGVPGRDTTSDLLRRADQAVLTAKGSGGNKVAVFTDDMSMESEFRNDIELHLQSVIENGALLLHYLPEVDMRTGEILAAEALVRWQHPTRGLLSPDAFIGVAESINLAGELGRWVMRTACAEFAGWRARGVGTNTVLRINVSPVQLVTDGFVESVAGILTEFELDRWSVCLEITESVVVQDIETTRITLAGLKDAGVLVAVDDFGTGYSALSHLKSLPVDTLKIDKGFVQDLGSDPGDLAIVRAIIALAEAFGLELVAEGVETEAAALTLLRHGCHRAQGFLLSRPIAAAAMESLLAKGRIPLHFSASSPRT
- a CDS encoding MaoC family dehydratase, with protein sequence MKKFNGLAEFIAAEGAELGPTEWLQITQDRVDLFAEATDDHQWIHVDPERAAGGPFGGTIAHGLLTLSLLPHFTHQLYSVDNVAMAINYGYNKVRFITPVRVGAKLRARAQIASVTQLDGAVQATLSTTVEIEGSDKPAAVAESIVRFIG
- a CDS encoding NAD(P)-binding domain-containing protein, translating into MNRGDPHVAVIGAGISGLTAGKMLRDYGVRYTTFETSDRIGGNWAFGNPNGHSSAYRSLHIDTSKHRLSFKDFPMPQHYPSFPHHSEIKAYLDDYAETFGLLEHIEFGNGVVHASREGLDGWRIRDQAGAERRFDLLVVANGHHWDPRLPEFPGSFAGESIHSHHYVDPATPLELSGKRILVVGIGNSAADITVELSSRALGNRVTLSTRSSAWIVPKYIAGRPGDMFWRTSPHLPLSWQRKAVQMIAPMLGTDPTMYGLPPANHKLFEAHPTQSVELPLRLGSGDVVPKPNVARLDGDTVHFDDGTSDDFDVIIYATGYNITFPFFDPEFMSAPDNQIRLYKRMFKPGIDDLAFIGFAQSVPTLFPFVECQSRLLAAYAVGRYALPPVAEMERVIDADQQLHAGHCTDRPRHTQQVDFFVYEHDLRTREMPAGITRARRAPQAVR
- a CDS encoding alpha/beta hydrolase; translation: MTPHDVSFVSGGFTCSGWHFAAASGSSSRPLVVMAHGFGGTKDSGLEPFAQRFGAAGIDVLAFDYRGFGASEGQPRQSLSVRRQIHDYHAAVEAAKRLEGVDASRIALWGASFSGGHVLRVAAERSDIGAVIALTPLTSGAAVSRAAMRSRNIVSSLRWTLSGVRSRVAVGRGGAPTLMPLVSPVGQAGALALDGAYESYLSLAGPTWRNEIDCSIGLEVVGVRTTAAAKRLRCPLLVQIADFDQYVPAGAVAATAAHGRAQVHHYPCDHFDVWPGHDWFDKAAEDQTAFLGRTFALSSA
- a CDS encoding mycofactocin-coupled SDR family oxidoreductase; its protein translation is MTGRLEGRVAFITGAARGQGRAHAVRMAGEGADIIAVDIAGPLPQCVPYDPATPENLTETVELVEKTGRRIVASVVDTRDSEALNAAVEQGVAELGRLDVIVANAGVSAPQAWDDIRPEDFRDVMDINVTGTWNTVMAGAHKIIEGGRGGSIILISSAAGIKLQPFMIHYTASKHAVTGMARAFAAELGRHSIRVNSVHPGPVMTDMGTGEMGTALSKAMETNPQLSHMMTPFLPTWAVEPEDVADTVSWLACDDSKYITASAISIDQGSTHY